One genomic region from Stackebrandtia nassauensis DSM 44728 encodes:
- a CDS encoding glutamate synthase subunit beta: MADPNGFLRHVRELPPRRPVPLRLMDWREVYQQSDETKLREQASRCMDCGIPFCHNGCPLGNRIPEWNDLVRTGRFDAASEQLHATNNFPEFTGKLCPAPCESACVLGIADDAVTIKQVEADIAERAFADGNVTPQPIPEPTGKSVAVVGSGPAGLAAAQQLARAGHAVTVYERDDAIGGLMRYGIPDFKLEKRHIDRRLEQLRAEGVQFVVNCEIGVSISMRELRYRHDAILLAVGALAGRDTDVPGRDLAGVHMAMDHLVGANRVVAGRAPFAPIDARGKHVVIIGGGDTAADCLGVAHRQGAASVTQLDLYPEPPKQRDAERDPWPSWPNLLRDYPAHEEGGERVFAHAAFEFLGDEAGHVRTMRVSEVTVDKTGGRRVVNQVPGSQRDIPADLVLLAIGFAGSEEQPLLRQAGLELSGGVYECAPDWQTDAEGVFVAGDAHRGASLIVWAIAEGRAAAAAIHGYLGFATPLPAPVEPDSVPLTA; the protein is encoded by the coding sequence ATGGCTGACCCCAACGGTTTCCTGCGACACGTCCGCGAACTGCCGCCGCGCCGTCCGGTGCCGCTGCGGCTCATGGACTGGCGCGAGGTCTACCAGCAGTCCGACGAGACCAAGCTGCGCGAGCAGGCCTCGCGGTGCATGGACTGCGGCATCCCGTTCTGCCACAACGGCTGCCCGCTGGGCAACCGGATCCCGGAGTGGAACGACCTGGTGCGCACCGGCCGCTTCGACGCCGCGTCCGAACAACTCCACGCCACCAACAACTTCCCGGAGTTCACCGGCAAACTGTGCCCGGCGCCGTGCGAGTCCGCGTGTGTCCTGGGCATCGCCGACGACGCCGTCACGATCAAGCAGGTCGAGGCCGACATCGCCGAGCGGGCCTTCGCCGACGGCAACGTCACGCCGCAGCCGATCCCGGAACCGACCGGCAAGTCGGTGGCCGTGGTGGGTTCGGGCCCGGCCGGGCTGGCCGCCGCCCAGCAGCTGGCGCGTGCCGGTCACGCCGTCACCGTCTACGAACGCGACGACGCCATCGGCGGTCTGATGCGGTACGGCATCCCCGACTTCAAACTCGAGAAGCGGCACATCGACCGCAGACTGGAGCAGCTGCGCGCCGAGGGCGTCCAGTTCGTCGTCAACTGCGAGATCGGCGTGTCCATCTCGATGCGGGAACTGCGGTACCGCCACGACGCGATCCTGCTGGCGGTCGGCGCCCTGGCCGGACGCGACACCGACGTCCCCGGCCGGGACCTCGCCGGGGTGCACATGGCCATGGACCACCTCGTGGGCGCCAACCGGGTCGTGGCCGGGCGGGCGCCGTTCGCGCCCATCGACGCGCGCGGCAAACACGTCGTCATCATCGGCGGCGGCGACACCGCCGCCGACTGCCTCGGTGTCGCGCACCGGCAGGGCGCGGCCTCGGTGACCCAGCTGGACCTGTACCCGGAGCCGCCGAAGCAGCGCGACGCCGAGCGCGACCCGTGGCCCAGCTGGCCCAACCTGCTGCGCGACTACCCGGCGCACGAGGAGGGCGGCGAGCGGGTGTTCGCCCACGCCGCGTTCGAGTTCCTCGGCGACGAGGCCGGGCACGTGCGCACCATGCGCGTCAGCGAGGTCACCGTCGACAAGACCGGCGGCCGCCGGGTGGTGAACCAGGTGCCGGGTTCACAGCGCGACATCCCCGCCGACCTGGTGCTGCTGGCGATCGGTTTCGCGGGCAGCGAGGAGCAGCCGCTGCTGCGCCAGGCCGGGCTGGAACTGTCGGGCGGTGTCTACGAGTGCGCCCCGGACTGGCAGACCGACGCCGAGGGCGTCTTCGTCGCCGGTGACGCCCACAGGGGAGCGTCGCTGATCGTGTGGGCGATCGCGGAGGGACGTGCCGCCGCGGCGGCCATCCACGGCTACCTCGGCTTCGCGACACCCCTCCCGGCACCGGTGGAACCCGACAGTGTGCCCTTGACCGCGTGA
- the pyk gene encoding pyruvate kinase codes for MTRRAKIVCTLGPATSTPDRIRGLVEAGMNVARLNFSHGTHADHESMYHMVRQAAADANAAVGILADLQGPKIRLGKFEEGKAEWNTGDHVSLTSEDVPGTAKRVSVTYTKLPEEVKGGDRLLVDDGRLVLEVLDVDGDDINCLVIEGGPVSNHKGLSLPNVAISVPALSEKDTEDLRFALRLGVDLVALSFVRDPADVDPVHAIMTELDVRRPVLAKIEKPEAVSRLEAIVDAFDGIMVARGDLGVELPLEQVPLVQKRAVQMCRENAKPVIVATQMLDSMINNARPTRAETSDVANAILDGADAVMLSGETSVGKYPIGTVRTMASIVTTTEAGSFTVPKLEHDPKTQGGALTSAASKVARAVDAKALVAFSQTGDTVRRLARLHCPLPLLAFTPEPKTRGQLALSWGVESHEVAYVDHTDDMFDQVDQAVFSLGKANVGDLVVIVAGSPPGTPGSTNTLRVHRIGETDTK; via the coding sequence GTGACCCGACGCGCCAAGATCGTTTGCACCCTCGGACCCGCCACCTCAACCCCCGACCGCATCCGTGGCCTCGTCGAAGCCGGGATGAACGTCGCACGCCTCAACTTCAGCCACGGCACCCACGCCGACCACGAGTCCATGTACCACATGGTCCGGCAGGCCGCCGCCGACGCGAACGCCGCGGTGGGCATCCTCGCCGACCTGCAGGGCCCCAAGATCCGGCTCGGCAAGTTCGAGGAGGGCAAGGCCGAGTGGAACACCGGCGACCACGTGTCGCTGACCAGTGAGGACGTCCCGGGCACCGCCAAGCGGGTGTCGGTCACCTACACCAAGCTCCCCGAAGAGGTCAAGGGCGGCGACCGGCTGCTGGTCGACGACGGCCGCCTCGTGCTCGAGGTGCTCGACGTCGACGGCGACGACATCAACTGCCTCGTCATCGAGGGCGGCCCGGTGTCCAACCACAAGGGCCTGTCGCTGCCGAACGTGGCCATCAGCGTCCCGGCACTGTCCGAGAAGGACACCGAGGACCTGCGGTTCGCGCTGCGGCTGGGCGTCGACCTGGTGGCGCTGTCGTTCGTGCGCGACCCGGCCGACGTGGACCCGGTGCACGCCATCATGACCGAACTGGACGTCCGCCGTCCGGTGCTGGCCAAGATCGAGAAGCCCGAGGCCGTGTCGCGGCTGGAGGCCATCGTGGACGCCTTCGACGGCATCATGGTCGCCCGCGGCGACCTCGGCGTGGAACTGCCGCTGGAGCAGGTGCCGCTGGTGCAGAAGCGCGCCGTGCAGATGTGCCGCGAGAACGCCAAGCCGGTCATCGTCGCCACCCAGATGCTGGACTCGATGATCAACAACGCCCGGCCCACCCGCGCCGAGACCTCCGACGTGGCCAACGCGATCCTGGACGGCGCCGACGCGGTGATGCTGTCCGGCGAGACCAGCGTCGGCAAGTACCCGATCGGCACGGTGCGCACCATGGCCAGCATCGTCACCACCACCGAGGCGGGTTCCTTCACCGTCCCGAAACTGGAGCACGACCCCAAGACCCAGGGCGGCGCGCTGACCTCGGCGGCCTCCAAGGTGGCCCGGGCCGTGGACGCCAAGGCGCTGGTCGCCTTCAGCCAGACCGGCGACACCGTGCGCCGGCTGGCCCGGCTGCACTGCCCGCTGCCGCTGCTGGCGTTCACCCCCGAGCCCAAGACCCGGGGCCAGCTGGCGCTGTCGTGGGGCGTGGAGAGCCACGAGGTCGCCTACGTCGACCACACCGACGACATGTTCGACCAGGTCGACCAGGCGGTGTTCTCGCTCGGCAAGGCCAACGTCGGTGACCTGGTCGTCATCGTCGCCGGTTCGCCTCCCGGAACCCCGGGTTCGACCAATACCCTTCGGGTACATCGGATCGGAGAAACGGACACCAAGTGA